In a genomic window of Mycolicibacillus parakoreensis:
- a CDS encoding RecQ family ATP-dependent DNA helicase encodes MSFSTGGAARADAQAILEQLAGPDAVLREDQWAAIEALVTHRRRALVVQRTGWGKSAVYFIAAKLLRGRGHGPTVIISPLLALMRNQVDAAQRAGVRAATINSSNVTDWADVQARIGAGGLDVLLVSPERLNNPGFRDEVLPALAAGAGLVVVDEAHCVSDWGHDFRPDYRRIRTLLAELGTGIPVLATTATANDRVVDDVARQLGVGGDHDTLVLRGGLDRDSLRLSVVAAGGPAQRAAWIGAHLDELPGSGIVYTLTVAQAHDVAADLRAQGFAVAAYTGSTDAAEREQLEADLLADRVKALIATSALGMGFDKPDLGFVIHLGAPSSPIAYYQQVGRAGRATAHAEVILLPGPEDQDIWRYFASLAFPPETVVRKVIGELSADRPLSTPALEPLVDLNRSRLEMVLKVLDVDGAVRRVTGGWLATGAPWSYDEQRYRTLAELRRAEQQAMLGYQRTAECRMSFLRAQLNDPHLRDGQRCGRCDNCAGPRFGAEVDAAAAAATGRRLLRPGVEITPRRQWPTGLGRLGVDLSGRISDGPAPGRVIGRLTDLGWGARLRALLDGPDRQVPEEVVRAAVAVLAAWDWETRPTAVLGMDSATRPVLIGSLADRLAELGRLTRLATLGYAPGRGPVRAANSAYRVAGLQGCWRPPAGIPAGTGPVLLVDDVTDTGWTLTMAARVLRAAGAPQVLPFALAAVR; translated from the coding sequence GTGTCCTTTTCGACCGGCGGCGCCGCGCGCGCCGACGCCCAGGCGATCCTCGAGCAGCTCGCCGGCCCCGACGCGGTGCTGCGTGAGGACCAGTGGGCGGCGATCGAGGCCTTGGTGACCCACCGCCGCCGCGCGCTGGTGGTGCAGCGCACCGGGTGGGGCAAGTCGGCGGTGTACTTCATCGCGGCGAAACTGCTGCGCGGCCGTGGGCACGGGCCGACGGTGATCATCTCGCCGCTGCTGGCGTTGATGCGCAACCAGGTCGATGCCGCCCAGCGCGCCGGCGTGCGCGCCGCGACCATCAACTCCTCGAACGTGACCGACTGGGCCGACGTGCAGGCCCGAATCGGCGCCGGCGGCCTCGACGTGCTGCTGGTCAGCCCGGAACGGCTCAACAACCCCGGGTTCCGCGACGAGGTGCTGCCCGCCCTGGCCGCCGGGGCCGGGCTGGTCGTCGTCGACGAGGCCCACTGCGTCTCCGACTGGGGGCACGACTTCCGCCCGGACTACCGGCGCATCCGCACCCTGCTCGCCGAGCTGGGCACCGGCATCCCGGTGCTGGCCACCACCGCGACCGCCAACGACCGGGTGGTCGACGACGTGGCCCGCCAACTCGGGGTCGGCGGCGACCACGACACCCTGGTGCTGCGCGGCGGACTGGACCGCGACTCGCTGCGGCTGTCGGTGGTGGCCGCCGGCGGCCCGGCGCAGCGGGCCGCCTGGATCGGCGCACACCTCGACGAGCTGCCCGGCTCCGGGATCGTCTACACCCTCACCGTCGCCCAGGCCCACGATGTGGCCGCCGACCTGCGCGCCCAGGGGTTCGCGGTGGCCGCCTACACCGGGTCCACCGACGCCGCCGAGCGCGAGCAACTCGAGGCCGACCTGCTGGCCGACCGGGTCAAAGCGCTGATCGCCACCTCGGCGCTGGGCATGGGGTTCGACAAGCCCGACCTCGGGTTCGTCATCCACCTCGGTGCCCCGTCGTCGCCGATCGCCTACTACCAGCAGGTCGGGCGGGCCGGGCGCGCCACCGCCCATGCCGAGGTCATCCTGCTGCCCGGCCCGGAGGACCAGGACATCTGGCGTTACTTCGCGTCGCTGGCGTTCCCGCCGGAGACGGTGGTGCGCAAGGTGATCGGTGAGCTGTCCGCCGACCGGCCGCTGTCGACGCCGGCGCTGGAGCCGCTGGTCGACCTCAACCGGTCGCGGCTGGAGATGGTGCTCAAGGTCCTCGACGTCGACGGCGCGGTGCGCCGGGTCACCGGCGGCTGGCTGGCCACCGGAGCGCCGTGGAGCTACGACGAGCAGCGCTACCGCACCCTCGCCGAGCTGCGCCGCGCCGAACAGCAGGCGATGCTCGGCTATCAGCGCACCGCCGAGTGCCGGATGAGCTTCCTGCGGGCTCAGCTCAACGACCCGCACCTGCGCGACGGGCAACGCTGCGGCCGCTGCGACAACTGCGCCGGGCCGCGGTTCGGCGCCGAGGTGGATGCCGCCGCCGCGGCGGCCACCGGGCGGCGGCTGCTGCGCCCCGGCGTGGAGATCACCCCGCGCCGGCAGTGGCCGACCGGGCTGGGCCGGCTCGGTGTCGATCTGTCCGGCCGGATCAGCGACGGCCCGGCGCCGGGGCGGGTGATCGGGCGGCTCACCGACCTGGGCTGGGGGGCTCGGCTGCGGGCGCTGCTCGACGGGCCGGACCGGCAGGTGCCCGAGGAGGTGGTGCGGGCGGCGGTCGCGGTGCTGGCGGCCTGGGACTGGGAAACGCGGCCCACCGCGGTGCTGGGAATGGATTCGGCCACCCGTCCGGTGCTGATCGGATCACTGGCCGACCGGCTGGCCGAACTCGGCCGGCTGACCCGACTGGCCACGCTGGGCTACGCGCCGGGCCGGGGGCCGGTGCGCGCGGCGAACTCGGCCTACCGCGTCGCGGGCCTGCAGGGCTGCTGGCGCCCGCCCGCCGGTATCCCGGCGGGGACCGGCCCGGTGCTGCTGGTCGACGACGTCACCGACACCGGGTGGACGCTGACGATGGCGGCCCGGGTGCTGCGCGCGGCCGGGGCGCCGCAGGTGCTGCCCTTCGCGCTGGCCGCCGTCCGCTGA
- a CDS encoding EthD domain-containing protein, giving the protein MEKVVIVARTTDFDDRWCARLRGPVATRLLDLELPGVAVNVRDEPVRDAMMTLTTLDPPVAAVISLWTQQHYGQQTRAAIALIEAESESAAAYLVTESTPMPPPDPGGGARTRGLANVALLRRPAGLDQPTWLHRWHVDHTPVALATQATFGYTQNVVVRALTADAPAIDGIVEESFPDAAVSDPHAFYGAANDAELADRVGRLLASVTAFGAHRDIDTVPTSRYVFRSPFLTCTAATG; this is encoded by the coding sequence ATGGAGAAGGTCGTGATCGTCGCGCGGACCACCGATTTCGACGACCGGTGGTGCGCCCGGCTGCGCGGGCCGGTCGCCACGCGGCTGCTCGACCTGGAGCTGCCCGGCGTGGCGGTCAACGTGCGCGACGAGCCGGTGCGCGACGCCATGATGACCCTGACCACGCTGGACCCGCCGGTCGCGGCGGTGATCAGCCTGTGGACCCAGCAGCATTACGGGCAGCAGACCCGCGCCGCCATCGCCCTGATCGAGGCCGAATCGGAGTCGGCGGCGGCGTATCTGGTGACCGAGTCGACGCCGATGCCGCCGCCGGACCCCGGCGGCGGGGCGCGCACCCGCGGGCTGGCCAATGTGGCGCTGCTGCGCCGGCCCGCCGGGCTGGACCAGCCGACCTGGCTGCACCGCTGGCACGTCGACCACACCCCGGTCGCCCTCGCCACCCAGGCCACGTTCGGCTACACCCAGAATGTGGTGGTCCGTGCGCTCACCGCCGACGCACCGGCGATCGACGGCATCGTCGAGGAGTCGTTCCCCGACGCCGCGGTGTCGGACCCGCACGCGTTCTACGGCGCGGCGAACGACGCGGAGCTGGCCGACCGGGTGGGCCGGCTGCTGGCCAGCGTCACCGCGTTCGGGGCGCACCGCGACATCGACACGGTGCCCACCAGCCGGTATGTGTTCCGGTCGCCGTTCCTCACGTGCACTGCTGCGACAGGGTGA
- a CDS encoding IclR family transcriptional regulator, producing the protein MATSSGRTSPPTVRVLTVLEFLAAHPGEQFGLSELARRLQLSKPTCLGIVTTLTEAGYVVRDAAGKTYRLGPALIALGRAAQESMRITPAARGELQRLCARFSSTAALSAVVDGRITVLELVSAPGVPEPARVGQSYPFAPPVGLMYVLWDDAALRDWLARRPTVALRSASERLERVVAECRADGYLVERLTAGGRRLYAMMAGLPSELPEELRALLGELVSDIGERVYLRGEARRRRHDISVISAPVYDHHQRQAMVVSLHVERTLTDTEIATWARGVRRTADALTRQLGGAPPATQD; encoded by the coding sequence ATGGCAACCAGTTCGGGACGCACCTCCCCGCCGACCGTGCGGGTGCTCACGGTGCTGGAGTTCCTCGCCGCCCACCCCGGTGAGCAATTCGGGCTCTCCGAGTTGGCCCGCCGCCTTCAGTTGAGCAAGCCGACCTGCCTGGGCATCGTCACCACCTTGACCGAGGCGGGGTATGTGGTGCGCGACGCCGCCGGCAAGACCTACCGACTGGGTCCCGCGCTCATCGCACTGGGCCGAGCCGCCCAGGAGTCGATGCGCATCACCCCGGCCGCCCGCGGCGAACTGCAGCGGCTCTGCGCCCGGTTCTCCTCCACCGCCGCGCTCTCCGCGGTGGTCGACGGCCGCATCACCGTGCTGGAGCTGGTCAGCGCACCCGGGGTCCCCGAACCGGCGCGGGTGGGCCAAAGCTACCCGTTCGCCCCGCCGGTCGGGCTGATGTACGTGCTCTGGGACGACGCGGCGCTGCGCGACTGGCTGGCCCGTCGCCCCACCGTCGCGCTGCGCTCGGCGAGCGAGCGGCTCGAGCGCGTCGTCGCCGAATGCCGAGCCGACGGCTACCTGGTGGAGCGGTTGACCGCCGGCGGGCGGCGGCTCTACGCGATGATGGCGGGCCTGCCCAGCGAGCTGCCCGAGGAGCTGCGCGCGCTGCTCGGCGAGCTGGTCTCCGACATCGGTGAGCGGGTGTATCTGCGCGGGGAGGCCCGGCGCCGCCGCCACGACATCAGCGTCATCTCCGCACCGGTCTACGACCACCATCAACGCCAGGCGATGGTGGTGTCGCTGCACGTTGAGCGCACCCTGACCGACACCGAGATCGCCACGTGGGCCCGCGGTGTGCGGCGGACCGCCGATGCGCTGACCCGACAACTCGGCGGCGCCCCGCCGGCAACCCAGGACTAG
- a CDS encoding SDR family oxidoreductase: protein MTGLLDGKVVVLSGVGPALGTTVALRCARAGADLVLAARTAERLAEVAERVRATGTRALAVPTDITDDAQVANLVSAATDEFGHIDVVINNAFRVPSMKPLAQTSFAHIRDAIELSVLGSLRLIQGFTPALAEASGAVVNVNSMVIRHSQPKFGAYKMAKSALLSMSQSLASELGDRGIRVNSVAPGYIWGATLKSYFTHQAGKYDTTVEAIYNATAAASDLNRLPTEDEVASAILFLASDLASGITGQTLDVNCGEYKN from the coding sequence ATGACCGGACTGCTCGACGGCAAGGTCGTGGTGCTCAGCGGGGTCGGCCCCGCGCTGGGCACCACGGTCGCGCTGCGGTGCGCCCGGGCGGGGGCCGACCTGGTGCTCGCCGCGCGCACCGCCGAGCGCCTCGCGGAGGTGGCCGAGCGCGTGCGCGCCACCGGCACCCGCGCCCTGGCGGTGCCCACCGACATCACCGACGACGCCCAGGTGGCGAACCTCGTGTCGGCGGCCACCGACGAGTTCGGCCACATCGATGTGGTGATCAACAACGCCTTCCGGGTGCCGTCGATGAAACCCCTGGCGCAGACCAGCTTCGCCCACATCCGCGACGCCATCGAGCTCAGCGTGCTGGGTTCGCTGCGCCTCATCCAGGGATTCACCCCGGCGCTGGCCGAGGCCTCCGGGGCGGTCGTCAACGTCAACTCGATGGTGATCCGGCACTCCCAGCCCAAATTCGGTGCCTACAAGATGGCGAAATCGGCGTTGCTGTCCATGTCGCAGTCGCTGGCGTCCGAACTCGGCGACCGGGGTATCCGGGTGAATTCGGTGGCGCCCGGCTACATCTGGGGTGCCACGCTCAAGTCGTACTTCACCCATCAGGCCGGCAAGTACGACACCACCGTGGAGGCGATCTACAACGCCACCGCCGCGGCCTCGGACCTCAACCGGTTGCCCACCGAGGACGAGGTCGCCTCGGCGATCCTGTTCCTGGCCAGCGATCTGGCCAGCGGCATCACCGGCCAGACCCTCGACGTCAACTGTGGGGAGTACAAGAACTGA
- a CDS encoding sulfotransferase family protein, which translates to MGEPRTDVGTVEDLHASASRLTGLDDFGPDDDNYREALGVLLESYRAEADLTELGSKMNRFFLRGALVARLLSQASWAAHPGYAEVRIDRPIFVTGLPRTGTTALHRLLGADPAHQGLQMWLAEYPQPRPPRETWESNPVFAGLQDQFTRHHQENPGFTGLHFMTADELEECWQLLRQSLHSVSYETLSHVPGYAAWLAEQDWGPAYARHRRNLQLIGLNDADKRWVLKNPSHLFALDALMATYPDALVVQCHRPAETIMASMCSLAENATAGWSHAFVGAQLGADQMATWSRGLARFTAERARHDPAQFYDVDYFDFVADPLATVEAIYAHFGLPFTEKTAAAMRAGHEASRQGPRAPKHEYALADYGLTAEQVRERFAGL; encoded by the coding sequence ATGGGCGAGCCACGTACCGATGTCGGCACCGTCGAGGATCTGCACGCCTCGGCGAGCAGACTCACCGGGCTCGACGATTTCGGCCCCGACGACGACAACTACCGCGAGGCGTTGGGGGTGCTGCTGGAGTCCTATCGCGCCGAGGCCGACCTGACCGAGCTGGGCAGCAAGATGAACCGGTTCTTTCTGCGCGGGGCGTTGGTGGCCCGGCTGCTGTCGCAGGCGTCCTGGGCCGCGCACCCGGGGTACGCCGAGGTGCGCATCGACCGCCCGATCTTCGTCACCGGGTTGCCGCGCACCGGCACCACCGCGCTGCACCGGCTGCTCGGCGCCGACCCGGCGCATCAGGGGCTGCAGATGTGGCTCGCGGAGTACCCGCAGCCGCGCCCGCCGCGTGAGACCTGGGAGTCCAACCCGGTCTTCGCCGGGCTGCAGGACCAGTTCACCCGCCACCACCAGGAGAACCCGGGATTCACCGGGCTGCACTTCATGACCGCCGACGAACTCGAGGAGTGTTGGCAGCTGCTGCGCCAGTCGCTGCACTCGGTGTCCTATGAGACACTGTCGCACGTCCCGGGCTACGCGGCGTGGCTGGCCGAGCAGGACTGGGGCCCGGCCTACGCGCGGCACCGACGCAACCTGCAGCTGATCGGGCTCAACGATGCCGACAAGCGGTGGGTGCTGAAAAACCCCAGCCACCTGTTCGCCCTCGACGCGCTGATGGCCACCTACCCCGACGCGCTGGTGGTGCAGTGTCACCGTCCGGCCGAGACGATCATGGCGTCGATGTGCTCGCTGGCCGAGAACGCCACCGCCGGCTGGTCGCACGCGTTCGTCGGGGCGCAACTCGGTGCCGACCAGATGGCGACCTGGTCGCGCGGGCTGGCGCGGTTCACCGCCGAACGCGCCCGCCACGACCCGGCCCAGTTCTACGACGTCGACTACTTCGACTTCGTCGCCGACCCGCTGGCCACCGTCGAGGCGATCTATGCCCACTTCGGTCTGCCGTTCACCGAGAAGACGGCCGCGGCGATGCGCGCCGGCCACGAGGCGAGCCGGCAGGGCCCACGCGCCCCGAAACACGAGTACGCCCTGGCCGACTACGGTCTGACCGCCGAGCAGGTCCGGGAGCGCTTCGCCGGCCTGTGA
- a CDS encoding Rieske 2Fe-2S domain-containing protein — protein sequence MSEVREIDTGTLPDRYARGWHCVGVADSFRDGQPHALHAFGRKLVVFADSQGALHILDGYCRHMGGDLTQGTIKGDEVACPFHDWRWGGDGRCKLVPYSKRTPKAARTRSWPTDERGGLLFVWHDHEGNPPQPEVRIPEIPEAASDQWTDWRWNSMEIDSNCRDIIDNVTDFAHFFYIHFGMPTYFKNVFEGHVASQYLHNVGRADITDMGTAYGDTKLDSEASYFGPSFMINWLHNSYGEFKAESILINCHYPINQDKFKLMWGVIVEKPKGLDEATTGKLADAMTEGVSKGFLQDVEIWKHKTRIDNPLLVEEDGAVYQLRRWYSQFYVDAADVTAEMTDRFEIEIDPTAANRNWQAEIDANIEAQAEQKEKAEQGS from the coding sequence ATGAGCGAGGTTCGCGAGATCGACACCGGGACGCTGCCGGACCGGTATGCCCGCGGTTGGCACTGCGTGGGTGTGGCCGACAGCTTCCGGGACGGCCAGCCGCACGCCCTGCACGCCTTCGGCCGCAAACTGGTGGTCTTCGCCGACTCCCAGGGGGCCCTGCACATCCTCGACGGCTACTGCCGGCACATGGGCGGTGACCTGACCCAGGGCACGATCAAGGGCGACGAGGTGGCCTGCCCGTTCCACGACTGGCGCTGGGGCGGCGACGGCCGCTGCAAGCTGGTGCCGTACTCCAAGCGCACCCCCAAGGCCGCGCGCACCCGGTCCTGGCCGACCGACGAGCGCGGCGGTCTGCTGTTCGTCTGGCACGACCACGAGGGCAACCCGCCGCAGCCGGAGGTGCGGATCCCGGAGATCCCGGAGGCCGCCAGCGACCAGTGGACCGACTGGCGGTGGAACTCGATGGAGATCGACTCCAACTGCCGCGACATCATCGACAACGTCACCGACTTCGCACACTTCTTCTACATCCACTTCGGGATGCCGACCTACTTCAAGAACGTCTTCGAGGGCCACGTCGCCTCGCAGTACCTGCACAACGTCGGCCGCGCCGACATCACCGACATGGGCACCGCCTACGGTGACACCAAGCTGGACTCCGAGGCCTCCTACTTCGGTCCGTCGTTCATGATCAACTGGCTGCACAACAGCTACGGGGAGTTCAAGGCCGAGTCGATCCTGATCAACTGCCACTACCCGATCAACCAGGACAAGTTCAAGCTGATGTGGGGCGTGATCGTCGAGAAGCCCAAGGGCCTCGACGAGGCGACCACCGGCAAGCTGGCCGATGCGATGACCGAGGGGGTCTCCAAGGGGTTCCTACAGGACGTGGAGATCTGGAAGCACAAGACCCGCATCGACAACCCGTTGCTGGTCGAGGAGGACGGTGCGGTCTACCAGCTGCGCCGCTGGTACTCGCAGTTCTACGTCGACGCCGCCGACGTGACCGCGGAGATGACCGACCGCTTCGAAATCGAGATCGACCCGACCGCGGCGAACCGCAACTGGCAGGCCGAGATCGACGCCAACATCGAAGCGCAGGCCGAGCAGAAAGAAAAGGCCGAGCAGGGGTCGTGA
- a CDS encoding TetR family transcriptional regulator gives MPVKFTTAEFVAAAVRLVVSGGPAAATAAAVAAAVGAPSGSVYHRFPRRADLLAAAWIATLRDFHAAFLPLLDTADDPVAVGVAAAREVVAWSVANPESAALLARYGRSDFVGGDCSAPVRAEADALDHRLAAALAGLLDRFPAVEGDRVRLAVVDAPLALVRRSLAAGGPNAATMALAGDAAQRLLAGPRPPDAEVREPTIA, from the coding sequence ATGCCCGTCAAGTTCACGACCGCGGAGTTCGTCGCCGCCGCGGTGCGCCTGGTGGTTTCCGGGGGTCCCGCGGCGGCCACCGCGGCCGCCGTCGCCGCCGCGGTGGGCGCCCCCAGCGGGTCGGTGTATCACCGGTTTCCGCGGCGCGCCGACCTCCTGGCGGCGGCCTGGATCGCGACGCTGCGCGATTTCCACGCCGCGTTCCTGCCGCTGCTGGACACCGCCGACGACCCGGTCGCGGTCGGCGTCGCCGCCGCCCGCGAGGTGGTCGCCTGGAGCGTGGCGAACCCGGAGTCGGCGGCGCTGCTCGCCCGCTACGGCCGCTCCGATTTCGTCGGCGGCGACTGTTCGGCGCCGGTGCGCGCCGAGGCCGACGCACTCGATCACCGCCTGGCCGCGGCGCTGGCCGGCCTGCTGGACCGCTTCCCCGCCGTCGAAGGTGACCGGGTGCGGTTGGCGGTGGTCGACGCACCGCTGGCGCTGGTGCGCCGCAGCCTGGCCGCCGGGGGGCCCAACGCGGCCACCATGGCGCTGGCCGGCGACGCCGCCCAACGGCTGTTAGCAGGGCCGCGGCCCCCCGACGCCGAGGTGAGGGAGCCGACGATTGCGTAA
- a CDS encoding alpha/beta fold hydrolase — translation MFTDPTELTVCGGPVRVYTGGQSGPVLLLLHGAMLDTAAGVWRRVGPALAGEHRVVAVDLPRHGGSRPWRGVLDDAFFRRFLPELLDALALPPVVVIGLSMGAGIGIGAALDHPDRVRGLLAAGPGGLGATRPPQWGTWAALHTPGLLRATSFALARFPRLIAASMAGQLTAGRRTADFDAIVADATAEARAKNRHGEPALDDWQVHAYGPRAMRLDLLPALADLRVPTLWLRGANDPLVSAEVLAAAHAETPGSRLVTVPDAGHIVPYDQPAAFTAAVAEFLAALPD, via the coding sequence GTGTTCACCGACCCCACCGAGCTGACCGTCTGCGGCGGACCGGTGCGGGTCTACACCGGCGGGCAGAGCGGGCCGGTGCTGCTGTTGCTGCACGGCGCGATGCTCGACACCGCCGCCGGGGTGTGGCGGCGGGTCGGCCCCGCCCTGGCCGGCGAGCACCGGGTGGTGGCCGTCGATCTGCCCCGCCACGGCGGCAGCCGGCCCTGGCGCGGTGTGCTCGACGACGCCTTCTTCCGCCGGTTCCTCCCGGAGCTGCTCGATGCGTTGGCGTTGCCGCCGGTGGTGGTGATCGGGCTGTCGATGGGCGCCGGCATCGGCATCGGCGCCGCGCTGGATCACCCCGACCGGGTGCGTGGCCTTCTCGCCGCCGGCCCCGGCGGGCTCGGCGCCACCCGCCCACCGCAGTGGGGCACCTGGGCCGCGCTGCACACCCCGGGGTTGCTGCGCGCCACCAGCTTCGCGCTGGCGCGGTTCCCGCGGCTCATCGCGGCATCGATGGCCGGCCAGCTCACCGCCGGGCGGCGCACCGCCGACTTCGACGCGATCGTCGCCGACGCGACCGCCGAGGCGCGGGCGAAGAACCGGCACGGCGAACCCGCGTTGGACGACTGGCAGGTCCACGCCTACGGCCCGCGGGCGATGCGACTGGATCTGCTGCCGGCGCTGGCGGACCTCAGGGTGCCCACGCTGTGGCTGCGCGGGGCGAACGACCCGCTGGTGAGCGCGGAGGTACTGGCCGCGGCGCACGCCGAGACCCCGGGATCACGGCTGGTCACCGTGCCCGATGCCGGGCACATCGTGCCCTACGACCAGCCCGCGGCGTTCACCGCGGCGGTCGCCGAGTTCCTCGCCGCCCTGCCCGACTGA
- a CDS encoding TIGR03619 family F420-dependent LLM class oxidoreductase, giving the protein MKYTCSVAMGPIEQLTELARTAEEVGFDAIALPDSLFYMESAAADYPYTADGSRMWDENTPWVDPLIAAAAMGAVTTGLRFYTNVLKLGSRNPLLLARQVGSVANLTGNRFGFGVGIGWAPEEFEWCGVPYARRGARVDEMIEVIKKVLAGGMVEHHGEFFDFDRLQMSPAPSAPVPFYVGGHTGPALKRAARVGDGWTSAMMTCAQLAETIGRLKELRAEYGRTEVPFEYQAVCIDKFDVDGHRELAAAGVTDNIVVPWLLYGHGFDAPLADKQDAMKRFAETFIHSGWQD; this is encoded by the coding sequence ATGAAATACACCTGCAGTGTGGCGATGGGGCCGATCGAGCAGTTGACCGAGTTGGCGCGCACCGCCGAGGAGGTCGGCTTCGACGCGATCGCGCTGCCGGACTCGCTGTTCTACATGGAGTCCGCGGCCGCCGACTACCCCTACACCGCCGACGGGTCGCGGATGTGGGACGAGAACACCCCGTGGGTGGACCCGCTGATCGCCGCCGCCGCGATGGGGGCGGTCACCACCGGGCTGCGGTTCTACACCAACGTGCTCAAACTCGGTTCGCGCAACCCGCTGCTGCTGGCCCGCCAGGTCGGCTCGGTGGCCAATCTGACCGGCAACCGGTTCGGGTTCGGGGTCGGGATCGGTTGGGCACCGGAGGAGTTCGAGTGGTGCGGGGTGCCCTATGCGCGCCGCGGCGCGCGGGTGGACGAGATGATCGAGGTCATCAAGAAGGTCCTGGCCGGTGGCATGGTCGAACACCACGGCGAGTTCTTCGACTTCGACCGGCTGCAGATGAGCCCGGCTCCGAGCGCACCGGTGCCGTTCTACGTGGGCGGGCACACCGGCCCGGCGCTGAAGCGGGCGGCGCGGGTCGGCGACGGCTGGACCAGCGCGATGATGACGTGCGCGCAGCTGGCCGAGACGATCGGCAGGCTCAAGGAGCTGCGCGCCGAGTACGGCCGCACCGAGGTGCCGTTCGAGTACCAGGCGGTCTGCATCGACAAGTTCGACGTCGACGGGCACCGCGAGCTCGCCGCCGCCGGGGTCACCGACAACATCGTGGTGCCGTGGCTGCTCTACGGGCACGGCTTCGATGCGCCGCTGGCAGACAAACAGGACGCCATGAAGCGCTTCGCGGAGACGTTCATCCACTCCGGCTGGCAGGATTAG
- a CDS encoding thiolase domain-containing protein has translation MGKQPAAVLGTGQTTYTAKRLDVSMNGLVREAIDAALADSGSTFADVDAVVVGKAPDFFEGSMMPELFMADAMGATGKPLIRVHTAGSVGGSTAIVAASLVQSGRYRRVLAVAWEKQSESNAMWGLSIPVPFTKPVGAGAGGYFAPHVRAYIRRSGAPEHIGAQVAVKDRLNGARNPLAHLHQPDITVEKVMASQMLWDPIRYDETCPSSDGACAVVIGDDAAAEAQVADGAAVAWIHATALRTEPLAYAGRDQVNPQAGRDAAAALWRDAGISDPLAEIDAAEIYVPFSWFEPMWLENLGFAAEGEGWKLTEAGETAIGGRLPVNPSGGVLSSNPIGASGMIRFAEAAIQVMGKGGDHQVPGARKALGHAYGGGSQYYSMWVVSADRPAEKPGS, from the coding sequence ATGGGCAAACAGCCGGCCGCGGTGCTCGGCACCGGGCAGACCACCTACACCGCCAAACGCCTCGACGTGTCGATGAACGGGCTGGTGCGCGAGGCCATCGACGCCGCCCTGGCCGACTCGGGTTCGACGTTCGCCGACGTCGACGCCGTGGTGGTCGGCAAGGCACCGGACTTCTTCGAGGGCTCGATGATGCCGGAGCTGTTCATGGCCGACGCGATGGGCGCGACCGGCAAACCGCTGATCCGGGTGCACACCGCCGGGTCGGTGGGCGGGTCGACCGCGATCGTGGCGGCCAGCCTGGTGCAGTCGGGCAGATACCGGCGGGTGCTGGCGGTGGCGTGGGAGAAGCAGTCCGAGTCCAACGCCATGTGGGGGCTCTCCATCCCGGTGCCGTTCACCAAACCGGTCGGGGCCGGCGCCGGCGGCTATTTCGCCCCGCATGTGCGCGCCTACATCCGCCGCTCCGGGGCCCCGGAGCACATCGGGGCGCAGGTGGCGGTCAAAGACCGGCTCAACGGGGCGAGGAACCCGCTGGCGCACCTGCATCAGCCCGACATCACCGTGGAGAAGGTGATGGCCTCCCAGATGCTGTGGGACCCGATCCGCTACGACGAGACCTGCCCGTCCTCCGACGGGGCGTGCGCGGTGGTCATCGGCGACGACGCCGCCGCCGAGGCGCAGGTGGCCGACGGCGCCGCGGTGGCGTGGATCCACGCCACCGCGCTGCGCACCGAGCCGCTGGCCTACGCCGGGCGCGACCAGGTCAACCCGCAGGCCGGCCGGGACGCCGCCGCCGCACTGTGGCGCGACGCCGGGATCAGCGACCCGCTCGCCGAGATCGACGCCGCCGAGATCTACGTGCCGTTCTCCTGGTTCGAGCCGATGTGGCTGGAGAACCTCGGCTTCGCCGCCGAGGGCGAGGGCTGGAAGCTCACCGAGGCCGGTGAGACCGCGATCGGCGGGCGGTTGCCGGTCAACCCCTCCGGCGGGGTGCTGTCGAGCAACCCGATCGGCGCCTCGGGGATGATCCGGTTCGCCGAGGCCGCCATCCAGGTGATGGGCAAGGGCGGCGATCACCAGGTGCCCGGGGCCCGCAAAGCCCTCGGCCACGCCTACGGTGGGGGCTCGCAGTACTACTCGATGTGGGTGGTCTCCGCGGACCGGCCCGCCGAGAAGCCGGGGAGCTGA